In a genomic window of Mesoplasma tabanidae:
- a CDS encoding BspA family leucine-rich repeat surface protein gives MKKPSFFKYFFLTIFLTGGIIIVSVQLVNTSQLKNDKRIKINISDIKLLLEKEINNEKIDIKTAIEKLKNFDYPNVRIKDVKVEQASRIFAEKTFIVITEITDKENYKWDNESFDGIFKVKANQIGEYSIIDFKKLNEEINSLDLNKMSENQAIEKLKNFAYPNVRIKDVKVEQASRIFAEKTFIVITEITDKENYKWDNESFDGIFKVKASQIGEYLIIESEKFNEEINSLDLNKMSENQAIEKLKNFAYPNVSIKDVKVDRASRIFAEKTFIVITEITDKENYKWDNESFDGIFKVKASQIGEYSIIDSEKFNEEINSLDLNKMSEKQAIEKLKDFAYPNVSIKDVKVDRASRIFAEKTFIVITEITDKENYKWDNESFDGIFKVKASQIGEYSIIDSKKLNEEINSLDLNKMSEDAAIEKLKNFDYSNVSIKDVKVEQASRIFAEKTFIVITEITDKENYKWDNESFDGIFKVKANQIGEYSIIDSKKLNEEINSLDLNKMSEDAAIEKLKDFAYPNVSIKDVKVEQASRIFAEKTFIVITEITDKENYKWDNKNFDGIFKVKASQIGEYSIIDSEKFNEEINSLDLNKMSEDAAIKKLKNFDYSNVSIKDVKVDRASRIFAEKTFIVITEITDKENYKWNNEYFDGIFKVKASQIGELEKMNIDKSFNLLTQLEELKFNTEDVNSLHELIKSILYLNLTNYEYKSLSLEFNEKEIKISLSSEGKEVFNDFGNKIFKVKNVEFSSQNSKILHDSILLENEKLIAYSYKDSDDLINKNSKECYQIGYSQVSNQKNSFWQVARMPYTIEKVPKWISKNILYLDFMFKDSKNFNQNINSWDTSNILQINSLFECAVSYNQPLNLWNTSKIREMNRTFANATSFNNDLSKWNVKNVLKDRRNEFDLNTPSWQTEKKPNF, from the coding sequence ATGAAAAAGCCAAGTTTTTTTAAATACTTTTTTTTGACAATATTTTTAACAGGTGGAATTATAATTGTTTCTGTTCAATTAGTTAATACTTCACAATTAAAAAATGATAAAAGAATCAAAATAAATATTTCAGATATTAAATTACTTTTAGAAAAAGAAATAAATAATGAAAAAATTGATATAAAAACAGCAATTGAAAAATTGAAAAATTTTGATTACCCAAATGTAAGAATTAAAGATGTCAAAGTTGAGCAAGCAAGCAGAATTTTTGCTGAGAAAACATTTATTGTCATAACTGAAATAACTGATAAAGAAAATTATAAGTGAGATAATGAATCTTTTGATGGTATTTTTAAAGTTAAGGCCAATCAAATAGGCGAATATTCAATTATAGATTTTAAAAAACTTAATGAAGAAATTAATAGTCTTGACTTAAATAAAATGTCTGAAAACCAAGCAATTGAAAAATTGAAAAATTTTGCTTATCCAAATGTAAGAATTAAAGATGTTAAAGTTGAGCAAGCAAGTAGAATTTTTGCTGAAAAAACATTTATTGTCATAACTGAAATAACTGATAAAGAAAATTATAAGTGAGATAATGAATCTTTTGATGGTATTTTTAAAGTTAAAGCCAGTCAAATAGGGGAATATTTAATTATAGAATCTGAAAAATTTAATGAAGAAATTAATAGTCTTGACTTAAATAAAATGTCTGAAAACCAAGCAATTGAAAAATTGAAAAATTTTGCTTATCCAAATGTAAGTATTAAAGATGTTAAAGTTGATCGAGCAAGTAGAATTTTTGCAGAGAAAACATTTATTGTCATAACTGAAATAACTGATAAAGAAAATTATAAGTGAGATAATGAATCTTTTGATGGTATTTTTAAAGTTAAAGCAAGTCAGATAGGTGAATATTCAATTATAGATTCTGAAAAATTTAATGAAGAAATTAATAGTCTTGACTTAAATAAAATGTCTGAAAAGCAAGCAATTGAAAAATTGAAAGATTTTGCTTATCCAAATGTAAGTATTAAAGATGTCAAAGTTGATCGAGCAAGTAGAATTTTTGCAGAGAAAACATTTATTGTCATAACTGAAATAACTGATAAAGAAAATTATAAGTGAGATAATGAATCTTTTGACGGTATTTTTAAAGTTAAAGCAAGTCAGATAGGCGAATATTCAATTATAGATTCTAAAAAACTTAATGAAGAAATTAATAGTCTTGACCTAAATAAAATGTCTGAAGATGCAGCAATTGAAAAATTAAAAAATTTTGATTATTCAAATGTAAGTATCAAAGATGTTAAAGTTGAGCAAGCAAGTAGAATTTTTGCAGAGAAAACATTTATTGTCATAACTGAAATAACTGATAAAGAAAATTATAAGTGAGATAATGAATCTTTTGATGGTATTTTTAAAGTTAAGGCCAATCAAATAGGCGAATATTCAATTATAGATTCTAAAAAACTTAATGAAGAAATTAATAGTCTTGACTTAAATAAAATGTCTGAAGATGCAGCAATTGAAAAATTGAAAGATTTTGCTTATCCAAATGTAAGTATTAAAGATGTTAAAGTTGAGCAAGCAAGTAGAATTTTTGCAGAGAAAACATTTATTGTCATAACTGAAATAACTGATAAAGAAAATTATAAGTGAGATAATAAAAATTTTGATGGTATTTTTAAAGTTAAAGCAAGTCAGATAGGTGAATATTCAATTATAGATTCTGAAAAATTTAATGAAGAAATTAATAGTCTTGACTTAAATAAAATGTCTGAAGATGCAGCAATTAAAAAATTAAAAAATTTTGATTATTCGAATGTAAGTATCAAAGATGTTAAAGTAGATCGAGCAAGTAGAATTTTTGCTGAGAAAACATTTATTGTCATAACTGAAATAACTGATAAAGAAAATTATAAGTGAAATAATGAATATTTTGATGGTATTTTTAAAGTTAAAGCCAGTCAAATAGGTGAATTAGAAAAAATGAATATTGATAAATCATTTAATCTATTAACTCAACTTGAAGAACTAAAATTTAATACTGAGGATGTTAATTCTTTACACGAATTAATTAAATCTATTTTATATTTGAATTTAACTAATTATGAGTACAAGTCTCTAAGTCTTGAATTTAACGAAAAAGAAATTAAAATTTCACTTTCATCTGAAGGAAAAGAAGTATTTAATGATTTTGGAAATAAAATATTCAAAGTAAAAAATGTTGAATTTTCTTCTCAAAATTCTAAAATCCTTCATGATTCTATTTTGCTTGAAAATGAAAAATTAATTGCTTATTCATATAAAGATAGTGATGATTTAATTAATAAAAATTCTAAAGAATGCTATCAAATAGGTTATAGTCAGGTATCTAATCAAAAAAATAGTTTCTGACAAGTTGCCAGAATGCCTTATACTATTGAAAAAGTTCCTAAATGAATTAGTAAAAATATTTTATATTTAGATTTCATGTTTAAGGACAGTAAAAATTTTAATCAAAATATTAATAGTTGAGATACATCAAATATATTGCAAATAAATTCTTTGTTTGAATGTGCAGTTTCTTATAATCAACCTTTAAATTTATGAAATACTAGCAAAATTAGAGAAATGAATAGGACTTTTGCAAATGCTACTTCATTTAATAATGACTTATCAAAATGAAATGTCAAAAATGTTTTAAAAGATAGACGTAATGAATTTGATCTAAATACACCATCTTGACAAACAGAAAAAAAACCTAATTTTTAA